A portion of the Tamandua tetradactyla isolate mTamTet1 chromosome 16, mTamTet1.pri, whole genome shotgun sequence genome contains these proteins:
- the IL17C gene encoding interleukin-17C, which yields MHLPSFLLLLWLPTLPAHHGPPHGGGPHTHGTPRCYPAEELPFGQAPPHLLARGAKWEQALPVALVSSLEAAGRKRQEGAPAWTQCSALRSEEVLEAEVHRRSISPWRYRVDTDVDRYPQKLAFAECLCRGCISAKTGRESPALNSVPLHQSLLVLRRRPCSRDGPGAPTPGAFAFHPEFIRVPVGCTCVLPRSQAR from the exons ATG CATCTCCCCAGCTTCCTGCTTCTTCTCTGGCTGCCCACCCTGCCAGCCCACCACGGTCCCCCACACGGGGGGGGGCCCCACACCCACGGGACCCCGCGCTGCTACCCGGCCGAGGAGCTGCCCTTCGGCCAGGCGCCCCCACATCTGCTGGCTCGAGGCGCCAAGTGGGAGCAGGCTCTCCCTGTAGCCCTGGTGTCCAGTCTGGAGGCAGCGGGTCGCAAGCGGCAGGAGGGGGCCCCAGCCTGGACCCAGTGCTCGGCGCTGCGCTCTGAGGAGGTGCTGGAAGCCGAGGTCCACCGGCGCTCCATCTCGCCCTGGAGATACCG CGTGGACACGGACGTGGACCGTTACCCGCAGAAGCTGGCCTTCGCCGAGTGCCTGTGCCGCGGCTGCATCAGTGCCAAGACCGGCCGCGAGTCGCCGGCCCTCAACTCCGTGCCGCTGCACCAGAGCCTGCTGGTCCTGCGCCGGCGGCCCTGCTCCCGCGACGGCCCGGGGGCCCCCACGCCCGGGGCCTTCGCCTTCCACCCCGAGTTCATCCGCGTGCCCGTCGGCTGCACCTGCGTCCTGCCCAGGTCCCAGGCACGGTGA